A single genomic interval of uncultured Desulfobulbus sp. harbors:
- a CDS encoding MFS transporter: MNRPRIQSGTQAFRQVNLALFAAGFVTFITLYDMQPLLPEFAREFSIPPALASLPLSAACFTLAVGMLLAGTLSETLGRKPVMVYSLILTSILALLTAFSQSLGSLVVLRFLQGIVLAGLPPVAMAYLGEEIEPTTIGAAMGLYISGNAIGGMSGRLFTATVTDFSSWNTALILVGVLSLALSIYFAHSLPPSNQFSKRSFEYRYLYTSLQQKLRDPSLLCLYGVSFTVMGSFVTLFNYITFRLIGPEYGLSQTLVSLIFLTYLLGAYCSSAVNKLVKRHGRFFTIRFCLLTMLVGLLMTLASHLLFIVLGIAVFTCGFFGTHTCASTWVGQHAQTAKAQAAALYLFFYYLGSSVSGTAGGFFWAGAGWKGVTGFIGILLLGALGLTTILARREDTVKEPALAAKG, encoded by the coding sequence ATGAACAGACCACGCATTCAAAGCGGTACCCAGGCATTTCGACAGGTCAACCTGGCTCTGTTTGCCGCCGGGTTCGTCACTTTTATCACCCTGTATGACATGCAGCCATTGCTGCCCGAGTTTGCCCGCGAATTCAGCATTCCTCCGGCCCTGGCAAGCCTGCCGCTCTCCGCAGCCTGCTTCACCCTGGCAGTCGGCATGCTCCTTGCGGGCACCCTTTCCGAGACCCTTGGGCGCAAACCGGTGATGGTCTATTCGCTCATTCTCACCTCAATTCTCGCCCTGCTCACCGCCTTCAGCCAGTCGTTGGGTTCACTGGTTGTGCTGCGCTTCCTTCAGGGGATAGTCCTTGCTGGTTTACCGCCGGTGGCCATGGCGTACCTGGGTGAGGAAATTGAACCCACAACCATTGGTGCCGCCATGGGGCTGTACATCAGCGGCAACGCCATCGGAGGCATGTCGGGCAGACTGTTCACCGCCACGGTCACGGATTTTTCCTCCTGGAATACTGCCCTGATCCTGGTCGGTGTACTCTCTCTGGCGCTCTCGATATACTTTGCCCACAGCCTCCCCCCTTCCAATCAATTCAGCAAACGTTCCTTTGAGTATCGATACCTCTATACCTCCCTGCAGCAGAAACTGCGCGACCCCAGCCTGCTTTGCCTCTACGGTGTCTCCTTTACCGTTATGGGGAGCTTTGTCACCCTTTTTAACTATATAACCTTCCGCCTGATCGGACCCGAATACGGCCTAAGCCAAACCCTGGTCAGCCTGATTTTCCTCACCTACCTCCTCGGTGCCTACTGTTCCTCCGCGGTCAACAAACTGGTCAAACGACACGGCCGATTTTTCACCATTCGCTTTTGTTTATTGACTATGCTTGTCGGTCTCTTGATGACCCTGGCCAGCCATTTGTTGTTCATTGTGCTTGGAATCGCCGTCTTCACCTGTGGTTTTTTTGGCACCCATACCTGCGCCTCGACCTGGGTAGGGCAGCACGCACAAACCGCCAAGGCCCAGGCCGCGGCCCTTTACCTCTTCTTTTATTATCTGGGATCGAGTGTTTCCGGAACTGCGGGGGGATTTTTCTGGGCCGGTGCGGGGTGGAAAGGTGTGACCGGATTCATCGGCATACTTTTACTTGGCGCACTCGGATTGACTACAATACTTGCGCGACGAGAAGACACGGTTAAAGAACCTGCCTTGGCTGCAAAAGGGTAA
- a CDS encoding LysR family transcriptional regulator, producing MDIRQLQIFVEIARHRNFTKAAEALNVAQPAVSMSIQRLEDELESVLFNRKGRQVSLTSEGEILLTHAVKILDDLRAANMEMADLKGLKKGEVRLGIPPMMSTYFFPAIIHDFKKMYPHLRLVVSGEGAGSIQQKINQGELDMGVIAGGHVPESLEVLHILREEVVACVPEGHRFMKRDAITFGEFAAQPLIMFRKGYYQREMLLEIFHELPDTQPHIVFETNLFSLVKSLVKQGLGVSTLLRMVAEDDRDLCAISFDPPLFLDLLLAWKKGAYLSHANKAFVDFLMQQIRRYGARHEIER from the coding sequence ATGGATATACGCCAACTGCAGATTTTTGTGGAGATAGCCCGCCATAGGAATTTTACCAAGGCCGCGGAAGCGCTCAATGTAGCGCAGCCGGCGGTGAGTATGTCGATCCAGCGGCTTGAAGACGAGTTGGAGTCGGTGCTTTTCAACCGTAAAGGCCGCCAGGTCAGTTTGACCTCTGAAGGGGAAATCCTGCTGACCCACGCCGTGAAAATTCTTGATGACCTCCGGGCCGCCAATATGGAGATGGCGGATCTGAAGGGGTTGAAAAAGGGGGAGGTGCGCCTTGGCATTCCGCCGATGATGAGCACCTATTTCTTTCCGGCCATCATCCATGATTTCAAAAAGATGTACCCCCATCTGCGCCTGGTGGTTTCGGGAGAGGGGGCCGGATCCATCCAGCAGAAGATCAATCAGGGGGAATTGGATATGGGGGTGATTGCCGGTGGGCATGTACCGGAAAGCCTGGAGGTTTTACATATCCTGCGGGAGGAGGTGGTGGCCTGTGTGCCCGAGGGGCATCGGTTCATGAAACGGGATGCAATCACCTTCGGCGAATTTGCCGCCCAACCGCTGATAATGTTCAGAAAGGGGTATTATCAGCGGGAAATGTTGCTGGAAATTTTTCACGAGCTGCCCGATACCCAGCCACATATCGTTTTTGAAACGAACCTGTTTTCCCTGGTCAAGTCCCTGGTGAAGCAGGGGCTCGGGGTTTCCACCTTGCTCCGCATGGTGGCTGAAGACGATCGGGATCTCTGTGCGATCTCTTTTGACCCACCGCTTTTTCTCGATTTGTTGCTTGCATGGAAAAAGGGGGCCTATCTGTCCCATGCCAACAAGGCCTTTGTTGACTTTCTCATGCAACAGATTCGAAGGTACGGGGCTCGGCACGAGATCGAGAGGTAA
- a CDS encoding MucR family transcriptional regulator, protein MAEVLAIGGTDVPIRLCGKLAGPRWSTVEVLQTGKSQPLERNFRGKREPTAKDDGPFPVPSHYLHLKEDTFMTKTLVQMTAEIIQSQITSKQMSTDEIKAALNETFRTLQSLQNSETISTAETDGDGAVEAPALDPKKSIQKNKVVCLECGQEFKMLSPKHLRSHGLTSKEYRKKYGFSARQPLCAKALSEKRSQSGKERGIPENLRIAIEARKKKTV, encoded by the coding sequence TTGGCAGAGGTACTCGCCATCGGAGGAACAGACGTACCCATTCGATTGTGCGGCAAGTTGGCGGGGCCTCGTTGGAGTACAGTAGAGGTTCTGCAGACCGGGAAATCTCAACCTCTGGAGAGAAATTTCAGGGGGAAGCGAGAACCAACTGCAAAGGATGATGGCCCGTTCCCTGTGCCGTCTCATTATTTACATCTCAAGGAAGATACTTTTATGACGAAAACTCTTGTGCAAATGACTGCAGAAATCATTCAGTCTCAGATCACCAGCAAACAAATGTCGACAGACGAAATCAAGGCTGCACTGAATGAAACCTTCCGCACCCTGCAGTCACTGCAGAACTCAGAGACCATCTCAACAGCGGAGACCGATGGCGATGGAGCCGTTGAAGCCCCGGCCCTTGATCCCAAAAAATCCATCCAGAAAAACAAAGTCGTCTGTCTGGAATGTGGTCAGGAATTCAAGATGCTCTCCCCCAAACATTTGCGCTCCCACGGCCTGACATCCAAGGAATATCGAAAAAAATACGGTTTTTCCGCCCGCCAGCCGCTTTGCGCCAAGGCACTGTCGGAAAAACGCTCCCAGTCTGGAAAAGAACGGGGGATTCCGGAAAACTTGCGGATCGCCATTGAAGCACGCAAGAAAAAAACTGTCTAA